A region from the Gossypium hirsutum isolate 1008001.06 chromosome A08, Gossypium_hirsutum_v2.1, whole genome shotgun sequence genome encodes:
- the LOC107930453 gene encoding 60S acidic ribosomal protein P1 produces MSTAGEAACSYAALILYDDGIPITAEKIATIVKAANVSVESYWPSLFAKLFEKCNIEDLITNVGAGGAGAPVAAAAPVAAGGGGGAAAPPPAEEKKKEEPEEESDDDMGFSLFD; encoded by the exons ATGTCTACGGCTGGCGAAGCTGCTTGTTCTTACGCTGCTTTAATTCTCTATGATGATGGCATTCCCATCACC GCTGAGAAAATTGCAACAATTGTTAAAGCTGCAAATGTCTCGGTTGAATCTTATTGGCCAAGCTTGTTTGCAAAGCTTTTCGAAAAGTGCAACATTGAGGATCTTATAACCAATGTTGGTGCTGGTGGTGCTGGTGCTCCAGTTGCCGCAGCTGCACCTGTTGCtgctggtggtggtggtggtgccGCTGCTCCACCTCCTGCTGAGGAAAAGAAGAAG GAAGAACCAGAGGAAGAGAGTGATGACGATATGGGATTCAGTTTGTTTGATTAG